The genomic DNA GACAACACCATCGGCGGCTTCGAGTACCCCTCCACCTGGTACATCTCGCTGACCGCGATCGTCGAGATCATCATGGGGCCGGTCCTGGCCTGGCTGTGGATCAAGCTGGGTCGCCGTCAACCGCACGTCGCCGCCAAGGTCGGCATCGGCACGGTGCTGGGCGGTTTCGCTTTTGTGCTGATCGCCCTGGGCGGCATGGTCACACCCGGCGGCGCGCTGCTGTCGAGCCTGTGGCTGATCGGTTGCTACATCTTCCTGGGTCTGGGCGATCTCATCCTGCAGACCTCCGGCATGTCCGCGACGACCAAGCTGGCACCGCGGGCTTTCGTCAGTCAGACCATGGCGATGTGGTTCGCCGCGATGGCGTTGTCGCAGGGCATCCAGGCGCAGATCGTGAAGTTCTTCAGCTACGACAACATGGTCGCCTACTACGGGATTCAGGCGATCGTCATCATCGGTTATGGAATTCTGCTGATCGCCCTGACCCCCTGGATGAAACGCCGCATGACCGACGTCGGCTAGGCGCACACCCCCAGCACCAATTCACAGATTAAGGAGCAACACATGAAGTACATCCCGTTGGACGAATTCCCCTACCAGGTCGACGTCGTGGAAGACTGGATCCCGCTGCAGGACGGCACCCGGCTGTGGATGAAGGCGTGGCTGCCGAAGACGGAGGAGAAGGTACCCGCCCTCCTGGAGTATCTGCCCTACCGCTCCAGCGACTGGACCATGCCCCGTGACCACGAACGCCACCCCTACTACGCCGGCCACGGATACGCCTCCATCCGCGTGGACATCCGTGGGCACGGCAACTCCGAAGGAGTCCCCGGAGACGAGTACGACGCCCAAGAACATGCGGACGGGCTCGAGGTCATTGACTGGATTGCCCGCCAGGACTGGTGTGACGGCAACCTCGGTATGTTCGGCATCTCCTGGGGCGGGTTCAACTCGCTGCAGCTGGCCGCCCTCAAGCCGGAGCCGCTGAAGGCCATCGTCACCGTGTGCTCCACCGACGACCGCTACGACAACGACGTCCACTACATGGGCGGTTCGATGCTGGCCATCGACATGCACGCATGGGCCGCGACGATGCTGGCCTTTGAGTCGCGTCCCGTCGACAAGCGCGTCTGGGGCGATGAGTGGCGCCAGCAGTGGGAGCATCGACTCAACCGGCTGCACCCCTACCTGGATGAGTGGATGACCCACCAGACCCGCGACGACTTCTGGAAGCACGGCTCGGTCTGCGAGGACTACGACGCCATCGACGCGGCGGTCCTCGCCGTGGGTGGCTGGTACGACCCCTACCGTGACACCGTGCTGCGTCTGAGCGAGGAGTTGTCCGCGCGAGGCAAGAACGTGCGCGGCGTCATCGGGCCGTGGTCGCACCAGTACCCGGACCGTTCGCTGAAGCCGGGGCCCTTCATCGATTTCCTCGGGGAAACCCTGCGCTGGTGGGATTACTGGCTCAAGGGCAAGGAGACCGGAGTCATGGACGAACCACTGCTGAGAACGTGGATCACGGATTCCGTGCGCCCGTCCTCCCACTACGAGGAGATGCCGGGCCGCTGGGTCGCGGAGGATCGGTGGCCGTCGCCGGCGGTGACGGGCAGGCGCTTCCCGCTTGCCGACGCCCAGGTCACGCCGCTGGCCCGCGAGGGCAGGGTCGTCGTCGACTCGCCACAGGACACCGGCCGGGACGCCGGCCGCTACTTCCCCTACGGAAACGACGCCGACCTGCCGGTCGACCAGCGCAGCGACGACGGGCGCTCCACGACGTTCGACTTCGCCCTCACCGAGGACGTCGAGATCCTCGGCAACGCCTCGGTGACGCTCAATCTGAGCACCGACTCCACCCGGGGTCAGGTCTACGTCCGCCTGTGCGACGTCGCCCCCGACGGATCCTCGACGCTGATCACCCGCGGCAACCTGAATCTCAGTTCCCGGGAGGGACGGGACCGGATCGTCGATTTCCCCGCCGGCGAGTGGGAGACGGTGGAGATTCCGATGACCGGCATCGGCTACCGCGTTCCGGCGGGCCACACGCTGCGCCTGGCCGTGTCGACGGCCTACTGGCCCTGGATCTGGCCGCAGGCGGGCACCAGCGCGGTCAGCATCGACCTGGCCGCCAGCCTGCTCACCGTTCCCGGCCGCGACGATTCCGGCGCTGAGCTCGACCGGACCGTCGCCTTCGCGGAACCGGTGCAGCCGGAGCCGCTGGACGTGAAGTACCCCGCGGAGGCCGCCAACGGCGTGCGCCGCCCCGAGCGGCTGGTGACCACCGACGTGGTCAAGCAGGAGACCATGCTCCAGGTCGATCCGGGCTACGGCGGCACCCGCATCTACCCGGACGGGCTGATCTACGACGAGGAATCCGTCGAGCGGTACTGGATTACGGCGGACGATCCGACGTCGGCGCGCACCGAGGCCGAGTGGAACATCCGGCTGCGCCGACCAGACCTGGACTGGGACACGTCGGTGTCGGCTGTCACGCGCATCACCTGTGACGAGGGCTATTTCTACACCACCTCTACGGTGATCTGCCGTGACGGCGAGGAGGAGTTCTTCACCAAGACGTGGGAGAACACCATCCCGCGGACGGCCTCCTAGGGCGTGTTTGTTAAAAGGCGGGTCCAGGTGACAACGCCTGGCGCCGGTAAACCGTTGGTCGTGTGTCTCGGGGTCTGACCCGAGGCGACGGCGGGTCAGCCGAGGGCAGCCAGCAGATCGGCGCAGGCCTGCTCGCAGCGGCGGCAGGCCTCGGCGCAGATGCGGCAGTGCTCGTGCATCGCGGCGTGATTTTCGCACTCTTCGGCGCAGGTGGCGCACGCGGTCCGGCAGGCCTCGAGCTGGGCCTTGAGAACGGTCCTGTTGCTGCCGGTGCGCCGGCTGAGAAGCGCGGCGGTGGTCGCGCAGATGTCGGCGCAGTCCAGGTCGGTACGGATGCAGTCACGCAGCTCGGCGACCATGTCCTCCGCCAGGCAGGCGTCGGCGCAGGCGGTGCATGTCTGCGCGCAGGCCAGGGCGGCGTCGATGGTGGCGGCGAGCTTCGTGGCGTCCAGGTTATCGCCGGGGTGGGGGTGGGCGGTGATCATCTCGGTGGTGCTCATGGTTCCTCCTGAGATCGCGGTCATCGGGCGTGGCCCCGAGGCTAGTCCTCCTCACCCCGGCCTGCCGCCAGGATCCGCGATCGTCACCGAATCTTTAGGCGCACCGGTCATCGCGGGGCGGCGGCTCCCGATTCCTCCGCGCCGGCGCCCCCGGCCGGTGCCGCTAACGCCAACCCATGGTCATCAGCAGGCCGATGAGGAAGAGGCCGAAGCCGATGGCGTAGTTCCACGGGCCGAGCTCCATCATCACCGGGATGCTCGGACCGGCGAGGTAGTTGATGATGAGCCAGGCCAGCCCCACTATCATGAAGAGGAACATGATGGCGAGGTACCACTTGGGAGTACCGCCGGAGTTGATCTTGACCGGGGTACGGCTGACACCGCTCGTGGTGCCCAGCGGCGCTGTTGAGTTCGAGGTGATTTTTGCCTTGGGCATGTCAGTCCTTACGTGGGGTAACTAATGCTGAACGGTCATCTTATCAGGGGCGGGTCAGGCCGGGCAGTGCGTTTTCGATGCCGGTGGCGACGTCGAACTCCCAGAGCCGGACGTTGATGGTGGCGTCCTTCCGGGCGGGTTCGCCGGCGGTGGGGGAGGAGAAGGAGATGAGTCCGGAGTCGACGAGCGCGGCCGTCGGCGTCGGCTCGCCTTCGACGAGCTGTGCGCGGGTGCCGGTCCAACCGGCCTGGCGTAGGGCGTCGACGGCGGTGTCCGGGGTCATGCGGGTGATGTCGGGCATGTCGAAGAGCATGCCGTTGGAGGTGACCAGGGTGACGGTCGTTCCCTTCGGCACCTGCCCGGCGGGGGAGTCCATACGCAGGACCTCGCCGGCGGGGCGCAGCGAATCCTCCTGCACGATCTGCGCGTTGAGGTCCATGGACGCCAGAGTCTGCTCTGC from Corynebacterium guangdongense includes the following:
- a CDS encoding CocE/NonD family hydrolase, with protein sequence MKYIPLDEFPYQVDVVEDWIPLQDGTRLWMKAWLPKTEEKVPALLEYLPYRSSDWTMPRDHERHPYYAGHGYASIRVDIRGHGNSEGVPGDEYDAQEHADGLEVIDWIARQDWCDGNLGMFGISWGGFNSLQLAALKPEPLKAIVTVCSTDDRYDNDVHYMGGSMLAIDMHAWAATMLAFESRPVDKRVWGDEWRQQWEHRLNRLHPYLDEWMTHQTRDDFWKHGSVCEDYDAIDAAVLAVGGWYDPYRDTVLRLSEELSARGKNVRGVIGPWSHQYPDRSLKPGPFIDFLGETLRWWDYWLKGKETGVMDEPLLRTWITDSVRPSSHYEEMPGRWVAEDRWPSPAVTGRRFPLADAQVTPLAREGRVVVDSPQDTGRDAGRYFPYGNDADLPVDQRSDDGRSTTFDFALTEDVEILGNASVTLNLSTDSTRGQVYVRLCDVAPDGSSTLITRGNLNLSSREGRDRIVDFPAGEWETVEIPMTGIGYRVPAGHTLRLAVSTAYWPWIWPQAGTSAVSIDLAASLLTVPGRDDSGAELDRTVAFAEPVQPEPLDVKYPAEAANGVRRPERLVTTDVVKQETMLQVDPGYGGTRIYPDGLIYDEESVERYWITADDPTSARTEAEWNIRLRRPDLDWDTSVSAVTRITCDEGYFYTTSTVICRDGEEEFFTKTWENTIPRTAS
- a CDS encoding four-helix bundle copper-binding protein translates to MSTTEMITAHPHPGDNLDATKLAATIDAALACAQTCTACADACLAEDMVAELRDCIRTDLDCADICATTAALLSRRTGSNRTVLKAQLEACRTACATCAEECENHAAMHEHCRICAEACRRCEQACADLLAALG
- the crgA gene encoding cell division protein CrgA, whose product is MPKAKITSNSTAPLGTTSGVSRTPVKINSGGTPKWYLAIMFLFMIVGLAWLIINYLAGPSIPVMMELGPWNYAIGFGLFLIGLLMTMGWR